The sequence below is a genomic window from Sphingobacterium sp. ML3W.
ATACTGCCTATCATGAGCTTAAAATAACTGTACAGCTGTATTTTATCTTTCATGATTGATTTCCTATTTCTGTCGCAAATGTACAATAAAAATCAGCAGTTAGCCAAGTATGTTCAGGAATTAATCCTATTTCAACGGCACAATTACTACTAAATCAGTAGTCTAATAAAAAAACCCACTAAATCATTAAAAAGATTATCGCTAATAAATAAAAAAACGTAAATTTGCCGTTACAGAACCACTATTAGAAAAACTAATCAATTGTGAAAAAACAATTGATGAAAGGAAAATATTTAAATATGCTAAGCGTACATATCATGGTCCAACCTTCGAACTTTCGCACAGAAAATTCTTACTAAATCCACAATAATGTATATTTATATTATGCCAAATAATACCTACTACCAGCATCTTGGCACGGTTATTACTTTAAGGTGCACGTTTAGGTCATCATTTCTATTGAAAAAGCAAATAATTTTCAATCAAGAGAATATCTGATCAGGGTCATCTGTTAATTGACATTAATTTTAATAATCACACACTGTTTGAAATACTATTCATGATTAATTTGACATTGTTAAAGCGAAAATTTCGAAAAGATAATCCAAGATGGGTTATACTCATGATTGATCTGTTTATCGTTTTTGCATGCTATGCAATTTCCAATTTTATTTTCAATAGTATACATGAAGAGTATTCAACAGCTATGATGCTCAAGAAAAGTCTTCTCGTTATTTTTGCTTATAGTATTGCGTTTGCAATAATGCGTACCTATAAAGGCATCATTCGTCAAACAGGGATTAACGATGCTACTAAAATATTCAAAACTGTATGGTTAGCCTTCATGATTTTGGCGATTCCAACCATTGCCATACGTTATTATATCCCTAAAGAAAGTGTCAGTGGAGATTTTTTAAGACTCTCCTATATCATCCTATTCATGCATAGTTTCTTCACGATGGTTATGTTAGTTGCAGCTCGTGTAACTTATAGAAGCATTTATGAAATGCTCTTTTTGCCAAATCGTAAAAATCGAAACATATTGATTTTTGGAGCTTCACGACCAGGGTTAGTAGCCTACTCTTTACTGCGTGAAGATCGTCGAGTAAAAAACAACGTGGTTGCTTTTGTCGAAGATAAAGTTTCCCGTGTTGGAAAACGCATCACAGGTCTACGTATTCTGTATTTAGAAAAAATCGATCAGGCTTACATTGACCAATTCAATATTTCAGAAGTGATCATCGCTGTCGAGAACAATGATCCAGAGCGCTTAGTTCAAGTTACCGATCACTTTCATCAGTTAGATCTTGAATTAAAAATCATGCCGAATTCTCGTGTTATGTTAAATTCAGGAGCCAAACGAGAGATACGTCCTTTAAAAATTGAAGATTTATTAGGCCGCAAAGCCATCAAGATTGAAAATCCAGCCATTGATGGTGAACTAGACAATAAGGTTATCGTAATTACGGGAGCAGCAGGGTCTATCGGCGGGGAATTAGCCCGTCAGATTTCGCAACGCAATTATCGTCACCTCATCTTATTAGACCAAGCAGAGTCTCCCCTTTATGATTTACAGCAATCATTAAAGGCTACCCATCCAGACCGAGTCAAATGTATAGTCGGGGATGTCCGTGATAAACTATTTTTAGAACGGATATTTAAGCGTTACAGACCACAAATGATTTTCCATGCTGCTGCATACAAACATGTCCCACTTATGGAACAAAATCCATACGAAGCAATCTGGACCAATCTGATAGGT
It includes:
- a CDS encoding polysaccharide biosynthesis protein is translated as MINLTLLKRKFRKDNPRWVILMIDLFIVFACYAISNFIFNSIHEEYSTAMMLKKSLLVIFAYSIAFAIMRTYKGIIRQTGINDATKIFKTVWLAFMILAIPTIAIRYYIPKESVSGDFLRLSYIILFMHSFFTMVMLVAARVTYRSIYEMLFLPNRKNRNILIFGASRPGLVAYSLLREDRRVKNNVVAFVEDKVSRVGKRITGLRILYLEKIDQAYIDQFNISEVIIAVENNDPERLVQVTDHFHQLDLELKIMPNSRVMLNSGAKREIRPLKIEDLLGRKAIKIENPAIDGELDNKVIVITGAAGSIGGELARQISQRNYRHLILLDQAESPLYDLQQSLKATHPDRVKCIVGDVRDKLFLERIFKRYRPQMIFHAAAYKHVPLMEQNPYEAIWTNLIGSKNMADLSVAYGIQKFVMVSTDKAVNPTNVMGATKRAAEIYVNSCSSLGKTNFIVTRFGNVLGSNGSVIPLFEKQMEQGGPLTLTHEDITRYFMTIPEACLLVQEAGVMGHGGEIFVFDMGKSVKIIDLAKRMIKLKGYRYPEDIDIKIVGLRPGEKIFEELLANDENTQKTHHPKIMIAQVNREDIEEKCQLIEQLSRDITSIDKEEINDMQLVLQLKRIVPEFKSQNSIFQDLDEHLAEKNSAEA